From a single Porites lutea chromosome 10, jaPorLute2.1, whole genome shotgun sequence genomic region:
- the LOC140950120 gene encoding zinc finger protein 511-like isoform X3, with product MYESMNSIPGWSYTPLKRCLLSDDPFFEEGELLCNISRKQLDNSEDVEHLVQRTDFKCDSCGEWFSSVPSYEAHYNSLHRHTCLKCQRSFPSTHLLEIHVLENHDALFSMIATRKNLYRCLVESCPDRFSSDKERKDHLVSFHKYPADFRFNRPSRQQRKKKTPSSPSSEEPMETSSASQEKEPSSASPNPKQRQIFELLPDFRGQFVLVEDQPGLSKEIFPRKVRKRPKVIIKKMEQRAILLR from the exons ATGTATGAGAGCATGAATTCAATACCCGGTTGGTCGTACACTCCACTCAAGCGATGCCTCTTATCAGATGATCCATTTTTCGAG GAAGGAGAGTTACTTTGTAACATTTCAAGGAAGCAGTTGGATAACAGTGAAGATGTGGAACATCTTGTTCAAAG AACTGACTTCAAGTGCGACAGTTGTGGAGAATGGTTTTCTAGTGTACCAAG CTATGAAGCACACTACAATAGCTTGCACCGTCACACCTGTCTTAAATGTCAGAGATCATTTCCATCAACACATCTCCTGGAGATCCATGTCCTTGAGAATCATGATGCTTTGTTCAGCATGATTGCcacaagaaaaaacttg TACAGATGTCTTGTGGAGAGCTGTCCTGATAGATTTTCAAGTGATAAAGAGAGAAAG GACCATCTGGTGTCTTTTCACAAGTATCCCGCGGACTTCAGATTTAATCGTCCAAGTAGACAGCAGCGGAAAAAGAAAACTCCAAG TTCCCCATCCTCTGAAGAACCTATGGAAACATCCTCAGCTTCACag GAAAAAGAGCCAAGTTCAGCCAGTCCAAACCCAAAACAAAG ACAAATCTTTGAATTACTTCCAGACTTCCGAGGACAATTTGTTTTGGTAGAGGATCAACCAGGGCTTTCCAAAGAAATATTCCcaagaaaagtaagaaaaagGCCAAAAGTAATCATCAAGAAAATGGAGCAAAGAGCAATTCTGCTGAG GTAA
- the LOC140950362 gene encoding tubulin-specific chaperone cofactor E-like protein isoform X1 — MVKLSSNNYFLLFLGIVVIMDSQAFKRQLSFKDALLNKYSLEEDDEELCFIHISGSPKHKAPFDQSEHYQKRILTLDGCGITCAGPDREIITTCPNVEELDLAKNKLSNFEEVFRIISQLHKLEFLNLSENYLSQRIGDFSPFIEDQDRDALPSIKKLILNNTSVPLETVYSLLTCLTGVQDLYLSLNGYDNIPEAPEQYPNIRSLSINKHDIKQWDEVGKLGFVFPGLTTLRMSECPLENIMPTELPKQFPELKILNLNDTLLNTWEDIEALKCFPQLTDVSLMGIPLLNQFSDQEKRQLLIARLPNIEKLNKTKIMEEEREDAERFFIRHHMDDENPPLRYSELVERHGMLDRLADVNLRAKTSAMISFIFDDQPLFKREINLMQSTASLKKYLSKFIGIPPPGFKLLYHDVGFCVGLEEMWFGAKKLYTFKMKDGDEIHIWSR, encoded by the exons ATGGTCAAGCTTTCGTCTAATAATTACTTTTTACTCTTTCTCGGTATTGTAGTGATAATGGATTCTCAGGCCTTCAAAAGACAGCTTTCTTTCAAAGATGCACTGTTGAATAAATACAGCCTTGAAGAAGATGACGAAGAACTTTGTTTTATACACATAAGTGGATCTCCAAAACACAAAG ccccttttgaccaatcagagcattacCAAAAGAGAATCCTCACCCTTGATGGCTGTGGTATCACATGCGCTGGCCCTGACCGGGAGATCATAACAACCTGTCCAAATGTTGAGGAGCTGGATCTGGCAAAGAACAAGCTTTCTAACTTTGAGGAG GTGTTCCGTATAATCAGTCAGCTACACAAGTTGGAGTTCTTAAACCTGAGTGAAAACTACTTGTCACAAAGGATTGGTGATTTTTCTCCATTTATTGAAGACCAGGATAGAGATGCTTTACCTTCAATTAAGAAACTTATTCTCAACAACACCTCTGTCCCACTAGAGACAGTTTACTCTCTTCTGACCTGTCTAACTGG AGTACAAGACCTGTATTTAAGTCTTAATGGCTACGACAACATTCCTGAAGCACCAGAGCAATACCCCAACATAAGAAGCCTATCAATCAATAAGCATGATATCAAACAGTGGGATGAGGTTGGAAAACTAGGATTTGTCTTCCCAGGATTGACCACTCTACGAATGTCTGAGTGCCCCCTGGAAAACATCATGCCTACAGAATTACCCAAGCAGTTTCCTGAGCTTAAGATTCTTAACCTGAATGATACTCTTCTAAATACATGGGAGGACATAGAAGCACTGAAATGCTTTCCCCAACTGACGGATGTCAGTCTCATGGGAATTCCCCTGTTAAATCAGTTTTCCGATCAAGAGAAACGACAGTTGTTGATTGCAAGACTTCCCAACATTGAAAAGCTCAACAAGACCAAAATAATGGAGGAAGAAAGGGAAGACGCTGAGAGGTTTTTCATTCGACACCATATGGATGATGAAAACCCACCGTTAAGATACTCAGAGCTAGTTGAAAGACATGGCATGTTAGATCGGCTTGCTGATGTCAACCTTCGAGCCAAAACGTCTGCCATGATCTCATTTATATTTGATGACCAGCCACTTTTCAAGAGGGAGATAAATCTTATGCAAAGCAcggcaagtttaaaaaaatatttgagtaAGTTTATTGGAATACCACCTCCAGGCTTCAAGTTACTTTACCATGATGTTGGGTTTTGCGTTGGTCTTGAAGAAATGTGGTTCGGGGCTAAGAAGCTGTACACATTCAAGATGAAAGACGGGGATGAAATACATATTTGGAGCAGATGA
- the LOC140950362 gene encoding tubulin-specific chaperone cofactor E-like protein isoform X2, which translates to MDSQAFKRQLSFKDALLNKYSLEEDDEELCFIHISGSPKHKAPFDQSEHYQKRILTLDGCGITCAGPDREIITTCPNVEELDLAKNKLSNFEEVFRIISQLHKLEFLNLSENYLSQRIGDFSPFIEDQDRDALPSIKKLILNNTSVPLETVYSLLTCLTGVQDLYLSLNGYDNIPEAPEQYPNIRSLSINKHDIKQWDEVGKLGFVFPGLTTLRMSECPLENIMPTELPKQFPELKILNLNDTLLNTWEDIEALKCFPQLTDVSLMGIPLLNQFSDQEKRQLLIARLPNIEKLNKTKIMEEEREDAERFFIRHHMDDENPPLRYSELVERHGMLDRLADVNLRAKTSAMISFIFDDQPLFKREINLMQSTASLKKYLSKFIGIPPPGFKLLYHDVGFCVGLEEMWFGAKKLYTFKMKDGDEIHIWSR; encoded by the exons ATGGATTCTCAGGCCTTCAAAAGACAGCTTTCTTTCAAAGATGCACTGTTGAATAAATACAGCCTTGAAGAAGATGACGAAGAACTTTGTTTTATACACATAAGTGGATCTCCAAAACACAAAG ccccttttgaccaatcagagcattacCAAAAGAGAATCCTCACCCTTGATGGCTGTGGTATCACATGCGCTGGCCCTGACCGGGAGATCATAACAACCTGTCCAAATGTTGAGGAGCTGGATCTGGCAAAGAACAAGCTTTCTAACTTTGAGGAG GTGTTCCGTATAATCAGTCAGCTACACAAGTTGGAGTTCTTAAACCTGAGTGAAAACTACTTGTCACAAAGGATTGGTGATTTTTCTCCATTTATTGAAGACCAGGATAGAGATGCTTTACCTTCAATTAAGAAACTTATTCTCAACAACACCTCTGTCCCACTAGAGACAGTTTACTCTCTTCTGACCTGTCTAACTGG AGTACAAGACCTGTATTTAAGTCTTAATGGCTACGACAACATTCCTGAAGCACCAGAGCAATACCCCAACATAAGAAGCCTATCAATCAATAAGCATGATATCAAACAGTGGGATGAGGTTGGAAAACTAGGATTTGTCTTCCCAGGATTGACCACTCTACGAATGTCTGAGTGCCCCCTGGAAAACATCATGCCTACAGAATTACCCAAGCAGTTTCCTGAGCTTAAGATTCTTAACCTGAATGATACTCTTCTAAATACATGGGAGGACATAGAAGCACTGAAATGCTTTCCCCAACTGACGGATGTCAGTCTCATGGGAATTCCCCTGTTAAATCAGTTTTCCGATCAAGAGAAACGACAGTTGTTGATTGCAAGACTTCCCAACATTGAAAAGCTCAACAAGACCAAAATAATGGAGGAAGAAAGGGAAGACGCTGAGAGGTTTTTCATTCGACACCATATGGATGATGAAAACCCACCGTTAAGATACTCAGAGCTAGTTGAAAGACATGGCATGTTAGATCGGCTTGCTGATGTCAACCTTCGAGCCAAAACGTCTGCCATGATCTCATTTATATTTGATGACCAGCCACTTTTCAAGAGGGAGATAAATCTTATGCAAAGCAcggcaagtttaaaaaaatatttgagtaAGTTTATTGGAATACCACCTCCAGGCTTCAAGTTACTTTACCATGATGTTGGGTTTTGCGTTGGTCTTGAAGAAATGTGGTTCGGGGCTAAGAAGCTGTACACATTCAAGATGAAAGACGGGGATGAAATACATATTTGGAGCAGATGA
- the LOC140950120 gene encoding zinc finger protein 511-like isoform X1 — MYESMNSIPGWSYTPLKRCLLSDDPFFEEGELLCNISRKQLDNSEDVEHLVQRTDFKCDSCGEWFSSVPSYEAHYNSLHRHTCLKCQRSFPSTHLLEIHVLENHDALFSMIATRKNLYRCLVESCPDRFSSDKERKDHLVSFHKYPADFRFNRPSRQQRKKKTPSSPSSEEPMETSSASQEKEPSSASPNPKQRLPRTICFGRGSTRAFQRNIPKKSKKKAKSNHQENGAKSNSAENNQTPTGLKPWKNLNPFLYKI; from the exons ATGTATGAGAGCATGAATTCAATACCCGGTTGGTCGTACACTCCACTCAAGCGATGCCTCTTATCAGATGATCCATTTTTCGAG GAAGGAGAGTTACTTTGTAACATTTCAAGGAAGCAGTTGGATAACAGTGAAGATGTGGAACATCTTGTTCAAAG AACTGACTTCAAGTGCGACAGTTGTGGAGAATGGTTTTCTAGTGTACCAAG CTATGAAGCACACTACAATAGCTTGCACCGTCACACCTGTCTTAAATGTCAGAGATCATTTCCATCAACACATCTCCTGGAGATCCATGTCCTTGAGAATCATGATGCTTTGTTCAGCATGATTGCcacaagaaaaaacttg TACAGATGTCTTGTGGAGAGCTGTCCTGATAGATTTTCAAGTGATAAAGAGAGAAAG GACCATCTGGTGTCTTTTCACAAGTATCCCGCGGACTTCAGATTTAATCGTCCAAGTAGACAGCAGCGGAAAAAGAAAACTCCAAG TTCCCCATCCTCTGAAGAACCTATGGAAACATCCTCAGCTTCACag GAAAAAGAGCCAAGTTCAGCCAGTCCAAACCCAAAACAAAG ACTTCCGAGGACAATTTGTTTTGGTAGAGGATCAACCAGGGCTTTCCAAAGAAATATTCCcaagaaaagtaagaaaaagGCCAAAAGTAATCATCAAGAAAATGGAGCAAAGAGCAATTCTGCTGAG AACAACCAGACACCTACTGGGCTAAAGCCTTGGAAGAACCTCAATCCTTTTTTGTACAAGATTTGA
- the LOC140950120 gene encoding zinc finger protein 511-like isoform X4: MYESMNSIPGWSYTPLKRCLLSDDPFFEEGELLCNISRKQLDNSEDVEHLVQRTDFKCDSCGEWFSSVPSYEAHYNSLHRHTCLKCQRSFPSTHLLEIHVLENHDALFSMIATRKNLYRCLVESCPDRFSSDKERKDHLVSFHKYPADFRFNRPSRQQRKKKTPSSPSSEEPMETSSASQEKEPSSASPNPKQRLPRTICFGRGSTRAFQRNIPKKSKKKAKSNHQENGAKSNSAEVTMADVS, encoded by the exons ATGTATGAGAGCATGAATTCAATACCCGGTTGGTCGTACACTCCACTCAAGCGATGCCTCTTATCAGATGATCCATTTTTCGAG GAAGGAGAGTTACTTTGTAACATTTCAAGGAAGCAGTTGGATAACAGTGAAGATGTGGAACATCTTGTTCAAAG AACTGACTTCAAGTGCGACAGTTGTGGAGAATGGTTTTCTAGTGTACCAAG CTATGAAGCACACTACAATAGCTTGCACCGTCACACCTGTCTTAAATGTCAGAGATCATTTCCATCAACACATCTCCTGGAGATCCATGTCCTTGAGAATCATGATGCTTTGTTCAGCATGATTGCcacaagaaaaaacttg TACAGATGTCTTGTGGAGAGCTGTCCTGATAGATTTTCAAGTGATAAAGAGAGAAAG GACCATCTGGTGTCTTTTCACAAGTATCCCGCGGACTTCAGATTTAATCGTCCAAGTAGACAGCAGCGGAAAAAGAAAACTCCAAG TTCCCCATCCTCTGAAGAACCTATGGAAACATCCTCAGCTTCACag GAAAAAGAGCCAAGTTCAGCCAGTCCAAACCCAAAACAAAG ACTTCCGAGGACAATTTGTTTTGGTAGAGGATCAACCAGGGCTTTCCAAAGAAATATTCCcaagaaaagtaagaaaaagGCCAAAAGTAATCATCAAGAAAATGGAGCAAAGAGCAATTCTGCTGAG GTAACAATGGCTGATGTTAGCTAA
- the LOC140950120 gene encoding zinc finger protein 511-like isoform X2 — MYESMNSIPGWSYTPLKRCLLSDDPFFEEGELLCNISRKQLDNSEDVEHLVQRTDFKCDSCGEWFSSVPSYEAHYNSLHRHTCLKCQRSFPSTHLLEIHVLENHDALFSMIATRKNLYRCLVESCPDRFSSDKERKDHLVSFHKYPADFRFNRPSRQQRKKKTPSSPSSEEPMETSSASQEKEPSSASPNPKQRQIFELLPDFRGQFVLVEDQPGLSKEIFPRKVRKRPKVIIKKMEQRAILLRTTRHLLG, encoded by the exons ATGTATGAGAGCATGAATTCAATACCCGGTTGGTCGTACACTCCACTCAAGCGATGCCTCTTATCAGATGATCCATTTTTCGAG GAAGGAGAGTTACTTTGTAACATTTCAAGGAAGCAGTTGGATAACAGTGAAGATGTGGAACATCTTGTTCAAAG AACTGACTTCAAGTGCGACAGTTGTGGAGAATGGTTTTCTAGTGTACCAAG CTATGAAGCACACTACAATAGCTTGCACCGTCACACCTGTCTTAAATGTCAGAGATCATTTCCATCAACACATCTCCTGGAGATCCATGTCCTTGAGAATCATGATGCTTTGTTCAGCATGATTGCcacaagaaaaaacttg TACAGATGTCTTGTGGAGAGCTGTCCTGATAGATTTTCAAGTGATAAAGAGAGAAAG GACCATCTGGTGTCTTTTCACAAGTATCCCGCGGACTTCAGATTTAATCGTCCAAGTAGACAGCAGCGGAAAAAGAAAACTCCAAG TTCCCCATCCTCTGAAGAACCTATGGAAACATCCTCAGCTTCACag GAAAAAGAGCCAAGTTCAGCCAGTCCAAACCCAAAACAAAG ACAAATCTTTGAATTACTTCCAGACTTCCGAGGACAATTTGTTTTGGTAGAGGATCAACCAGGGCTTTCCAAAGAAATATTCCcaagaaaagtaagaaaaagGCCAAAAGTAATCATCAAGAAAATGGAGCAAAGAGCAATTCTGCTGAG AACAACCAGACACCTACTGGGCTAA
- the LOC140950363 gene encoding phosphatidylglycerophosphatase and protein-tyrosine phosphatase 1-like, with product MISRSGPAHVIPQPSRSGSSYFLQCTRGLRGITTESDLFLPMMLPSSWVFARIAFYPSLLWGIATESSTKRWYDRIDTHVILGALPFKSQTRELVENENVKAVVTMNEDYETRYIANSKQEWAEWGVTQLQLSTVDFNNAPSQEMIQRGVAFIEEMNQNEKTVYVHCKAGRGRSTTLVACYLMKAKKLTPEKAHEYIKSRRPHILLVSRQWEAIRLFHKSLTHQDNDHSL from the exons ATGATCTCCCGGTCAGGGCCAGCGCATGTGATACCACAGCCATCAAGG AGTGGCTCTTCCTATTTCCTTCAGTGCACGCGAGGCTTACGAGGAATAACGACCGAGAGCGACTTGTTTCTGCCGATGATGTTGCCGAGTTCCTGGGTTTTCGCAAGAATAGCGTTTTATCCATCGCTTTTATGGGGCATAGCCACGGAAAGCTCCACTAAAAGATGGTACGACCGAATAGACACTCATGTGATACTAGGAGCTCTGCCGTTTAAGAGTCAGACCAGGGAA ctggtggaaaatgaaaatgttaaagCAGTTGTAACGATGAATGAAGATTATGAAACAAGATATATTGCCAACAGCAAGCAG GAGTGGGCTGAATGGGGTGTTACTCAGCTGCAGTTGTCAACTGTAGATTTTAACAATGCACCATCTCAGGAGATGATACAAAGGGGTGTGGCTTTTATTGAAGAGATGaaccaaaatgaaaaaactgTGTATGTCCACTGTAAGGCAGGAAGAGGGCGGAGTACTACACTTGTGGCTTGTTACTTAATGAAG GCTAAGAAACTTACTCCTGAGAAAGCACATGAGTACATCAAAAGTCGAAGACCTCACATCTTACTTGTTTCTCGACAATGGGAAGCCATTCGATTGTTCCATAAAAGCCTTACTCATCAAGATAATGATCACAGCTTATAA